In Actinopolymorpha sp. NPDC004070, the genomic window TCCCGAGGACCGCCTCACCGGCCGAGTGCCGGATCGCCATCGTGACGAACATCGCGTCCGCCACCACGAGCCCGACCAGTCCGGTGACTGCCACCATGCCCTTCCACCGCATGTGTGGTGCATTCCCGGGATACGAAAACCCGACACCTCGGTCGGCGCGACCGGGTCACCCGCTAGCCTGACCGCCGTCCGGCGGTCATCCGCGTCCGCGCACGCCAGCCCCACGACCGGATGCCCGCGACCCCCACCTCGACGAAGGGGAGTTCCGCGACCGTGGCCCGCGTCATGCTCGTCTACGGCACCCGGCCGGAGGCCATCAAGATGGCTCCCGTCGTCCGGGCACTCGGTGAGTCCGCCACCATCGAACCAGTCGTCGCCGTGACCGGCCAGCACCGCGAGATGCTGGACCAGGTACACGAACTCTTCGGGATCGATCCCGACCACGACCTGGCCATCCTCTCCGCGGGGCAGACGCTGGGGCAGGTGACGACCCGTGCCCTGACCGGGCTCGAGCCCCTCGTCGCCGAGATCGCACCCGACGCGGTGGTGGTCCAGGGCGACACCACGACGACCTTCGCCGGAGCGCTGGCGGCGTTCTACGCGCAGGTCCCGGTGGTCCACCTCGAGGCGGGCCTGCGTACCGACAACCGCTACTCGCCGTTCCCGGAGGAGATCAACCGCCGGCTCACCACCGAGTTGGCGACCCTCCACCTGGCGCCCACACCGGCCAACCGGGCGCACCTGGAGGCGGGCGGCGTGGCGCCGGAGGCGATCACGGTCACCGGCAACACCGTCATCGACGCGCTGTTCGAGGTCGCCGGGCGCCGGCCCGCCTACACCGATCCCGACCTGGCCCGCACCGTCGACGCGGCGGCGGCCACCGGTCGGCGGCTGGTCGTGGTCACCGCCCACCGGCGGGAGTCGTGGGGCGAGCCGATGCGGGGATCCTTCCGGGCCGTCGCCGAGGTGGCCCGGGCGCATCCGGACACCGACTTCGTGTTCCCGGTCCACCGCAACCCGGTGGTCCGGGAGGTGGCGGCGGCCGAGCTCGGCGCCGAACCCAACGTGCTGCGCACCGAGCCGCTGTCGTACGCGGAGTTCGCCCACCTGCTCGGCAGCGCCCACCTGGTGGTCACCGACTCCGGGGGCGTCCAGGAGGAGGCACCCAGCCTGGGCAAGCCGGTGCTGGTGCTGCGCGACACCACCGAACGCCCCGAGGCCGTGACCGCCGGCACCGTCCGGCTGGTCGGCACGGACCGGGAGGCCGTCCGCGACGCGGTCACCGAGCTTCTCGACGACGAGGAGGCGTACGCGGCGATGGCGGCCGCGGTCAACCCCTA contains:
- the wecB gene encoding UDP-N-acetylglucosamine 2-epimerase (non-hydrolyzing), whose amino-acid sequence is MPATPTSTKGSSATVARVMLVYGTRPEAIKMAPVVRALGESATIEPVVAVTGQHREMLDQVHELFGIDPDHDLAILSAGQTLGQVTTRALTGLEPLVAEIAPDAVVVQGDTTTTFAGALAAFYAQVPVVHLEAGLRTDNRYSPFPEEINRRLTTELATLHLAPTPANRAHLEAGGVAPEAITVTGNTVIDALFEVAGRRPAYTDPDLARTVDAAAATGRRLVVVTAHRRESWGEPMRGSFRAVAEVARAHPDTDFVFPVHRNPVVREVAAAELGAEPNVLRTEPLSYAEFAHLLGSAHLVVTDSGGVQEEAPSLGKPVLVLRDTTERPEAVTAGTVRLVGTDREAVRDAVTELLDDEEAYAAMAAAVNPYGDGKAAARSVAAIEELLGLGVRLPDFTG